The genomic stretch AAGGTGGATGATTACATCTCAAGGCTAACAGCTTTTCTGTAGTCTTCTGCAAATGCTGTGGCACTGTACTGACGGGCTCTGAGCCAAAGCAGAAACTTAAAGCTGCTCAGCTAATTGCCAGAATGCATGCATGCAGGCAGTTTCTTTACCTCCAGATTGTTTTAATCAGGACCTAAAGTAAAGACTTGCTGAAGCACAGCTGATTTGGCTCTGTTGGAGTGGAGTGTGGTGAGCAAGAGCTCTCTTTGCTCCAATCGGAAACAACTGGCTGAAATTCTACTTACTACAGCAAAATGCAGCTCcttatggaaaaacaaaagcactgcttgctatctgaaaatgcaaaagaagacaaaactgaGTTAGGCATTAGAAAACATCAAAGCCCGCCTTGGTTTTGTAAGGCTTGGAGGGCGAGAGAATGGTCTGCTAAAGTTGCCCTGGTTAAATAAGGCCTGGCATTCTGCAGGAGATGCAGTGAATAAATTAGTAACACGCATTGTAAAAAAATAGCCTGCCTCTGTCTGCATATTCCTTGCCTTCTGCACAGTTCCACTGATCCCCGAGAGCAAAGTAATTAGAGGTTTAAAGCACCAGTACAAgttaaatataaagaaaaaaatcgGATTTTTTGGGTGAACAAGTTGCTGAGATAGTTTGTGGAGTTtctaatgagaaaataaagttcaGGATGGTGAGTGCCTCGCAAAGTTTagcagatgaaacaaaactaaGGAGGATTCTGAACTCTTTCCTTGGTTTTTATTAAGCTCCTGGGGCCGGGCAAGGTGAGCTGCggagatcccttccagcctcagccattctgtgcttcagtgctCGGCTAGAAGCATGAGGCAAACTATGCTTAATAAAAAGGAGTGCTACAGTGAAGATCCCCAGCTCTTAGTTTGTGGTAGCATGGCTCCATTGAGGCATGAACCACCTGCATGCTTTTCCAGTTTGAAACTGTGCGGCTTTGCTTCCCATTTATCTGCTTCTCCTCGTTGTTTTTGGAAGGTTCAAAcgtgggagctgctgcagatgtgGTTGCTGCTGGCGCTGCCCTGGGAAGATGCCTTGACAGGGAATTAACACCCGTCAGTGATGGGCTGTGGGACAAGCAAAGTGCTTCCCGAGCCCCCCAAAGATGTGCAGCTAGATCTGGTTAAAAAAGTAGAACCGTACACGGGCCACAGTGACATCTACAAGCATTTCATCAAAGATGATTGCGGGGCTGTCATCAAAGCCGGCTCTCCCTCACCCCCGCGTCACACGAACCCGTTTCCTGGTAACCCCCAGCCTGCCCACGCGGCCCAGCCCGAGCCCCGCAAGAACAAAGTGGCCAAATACCGTGCCAAGTTTGACCCCAGAGTGACGGCCAAGTACGACATTAAAGCCCTGATTGGAAGGGGCAGCTTTAGCCGCGTCGTGCGGGTGGAACACAAGGCCACCAAGCAGCCCTACGCGATCAAGATGATCGAGACCAAATACCgggaggggagggaggtgtGCGAGTCGGAGCTTAGCGTGCTGCGGCGGGTTCGCCACACCAATATCATCCAGCTGATAGAGGTGTTCGAGACCCAGGATCGCGTGTACATGGTGATGGAGCTGGCCACTGGAGGAGAACTGTTTGACAGAATCATCGCCAAAGGTTCCTTCACGGAGAGGGACGCCACGCGCGTGCTGCAGATGGTGCTGGACGGGGTGAGGTACCTGCATACGCTGGGCATCACGCACCGGGACTTGAAACCGGAGAACCTGCTCTATTACCATCCCGGGACGGATTCCAAAATCATGATTACAGACTTTGGATTGGCCAGCGCTCGGAAGAAAGGAGATGACTGCTTGATGAAAACCACCTGCGGGACGCCGGAGTACATCGCTCCCGAGATCCTGGTCAGGAAGCCCTACACCAACTCTGTGGACATGTGGGCGCTGGGTGTCATCTCCTACATCCTCCTGAGCGGCACGATGCCCTTTGAGGACGACAACCGCACCCGCCTGTACCGGCAGATCCTGAAAGGGAAGTACAGTTACTCAGGCGAGGTGAGTGCGCTGGGGTTGAGGTGAGGGGAAGTCCAGCAAGAAGCTCTCTGTGTATGGCTCTGTGTGGGCTGGCTGTCCTACGCAAGGCAGCGTTAAAACGATGTGATTCTGGCCCTGAAaatcctttctctctcctttcccacaCTGCTTCCATTGCAGCGCcatggaaaaaatgtgtgtCTAAAGAAAGATCTCTGTGCCTCCAGAACAGAACTGGAGGGACTGACGGAACGGAGTGACTTGTAGGCATccagctgggatgctgctgaAACTCGTGCCAGAGTGAGTGTTTGAAATGTAGTAGGAAATCAGACAAGGGGTGTACAGATACAAATCCAAGCGTAGTCTGAAAAATACCTGTGCTGAAAGGCAAGGCTGTGGCAGACAAAGGCCTAAAGAGCGTTTCTGAAATGAGTCTGTGTTGCCTCCTGAGCTTAGTTTGTAGCAAAACTGAGGACGGAAGGATGGCTTTCTTAAGTAGCTGTGGAAAAAGGAACCTTAAGGGATAGTTTTCAGGCAGAAGATGTGTGCCCCTGCTCTCACAGAGTCCCATCACTCCGCAGAATGGAGCTGCTTGAGCACGCAGCTGGGTGCCAGGCTGCCCCACAGTGAGCAGTTTGGATTTCTACCTCTATTCCTCACTGGAGATATTCTAAAAAACAAGCTTCTATAACTCCTGCCTCTcttttgtaaaagaaagaagtgttcCGTTTCCTGAACGTCATGACTTTGTGCAGTGAAGCCCACTGGGAAAGTGACAGTGTGTGAGTGTGGTTATGATTCTGAAATGACAGTCAAATAACTGTCCCAAAGCTTCATTGTGTCACGACATGGGAAGATCTCTGGTTGTTCACTTCTTCCCGTAGCTTTCCTGATAGTGCATTCGTTTCTTCAGCACCTCTGAGCTGGTGATGTAGCATGGTCCACTGTGGCCCAAGAGATTTCACTGGTGTTAGTAGCCGATTTGAGGCTGTCATGGTGTGTGTAGGATGGCTTGGTGTGCTCCATCTAACGTCTCCAGCCCTCGGTGCGTGAGCATTCATGGACACTGAATTTAATGAGTCCGACGTTCAACTTTTGTCACTTGCTACTCTCGCCTTTCTACAGATCTGTTGGCTAAATCGAGCACGATATCCAGAACACGTTCTTCCTTTTATTGTGAAACGTGGTAGTTCTGGAGTCTTGGAAGCAAGTGGTGGGTAGTGAGAATAGACGATCAAGGCTATTGGATTTGAAGAACAAATGAACAGACTAGGCCCCAAATCCCCCCAAAATTGCTTGAGGGGGGGGCCCAGGCAGCGCTAAGTGCAACCGTAGGGGGAGGGAACAGAGTGCAACTGTTCTGAGCATTCCTTGGGCTAGTTGAGTTTGATGTACTCTGCTCCTTGTGCCAGAGCTGAATCATTTTGAGCAATTTTGGCTTCCTGGACTGCAATACAAAGTGTCTTCTTGGATTAGAGCCCCTGGATTCTTGGAGGCTGTAGGAACAATGGTGGCACgtgtgctgcagagaaagcacaAGGCCGTGCGTGCTTTGGATGTGCCAGCATGCGAGCCTGAAGCCTTCTACTTGTTATCCCCCAGTAAATGACAAACTTGTGAGGCTGCTACGGGTACTGTGTGTGGCATGAATGGTTTTGGAGGGCTGTAgatattttactgcttttggAGTAAGGTGTGCATCAACCAACAGCACCTATTGTTTGCCCAGatgctttctgttcttccagaGAAAGCCAGGGGAAATGGATGCTTTAATTTACTGGTGGAATTAATCCTGTGCCCGTAAGTCTCAGACGTGCCGGACTGGAGCTGTGTATTGGCAGGAGCTGTGGTGACAGGCTGCCCAGTTTGTGTGTAAATTCTAGGTGGAAACAAAGAGAGCCCGAGAGGTAGAGGTGCCTGGCGTGTTTCCTGTGCCTTGCCAATTTTCTTGCTCGTAGTCTGGGCTTTTAAATGCTTCCACATATCTGATTTGCACAGAAAATTGTGTTCTTGTGTGCATTACACTGGAAGAAGCATGGAAGGTGTCAGAAATGAACCCACTGATGTGTCGGTCAGGCTAACAGGAACGGCAGGAGCCCGACGTCCTGATTCACTTGGAGCAAAGATGGGCAGAACACTTGACCGTGGTGCAGAACTGCTCATCTTGGGTAGGTGCAGGAACAGAGATCTACAGGAAcagctcattttcctttctgtgatgTCAGCTTTGAAGATGGGAAATGAGCTCCTTTTGAGGTGAAGGGGCTgccatgcagtgctgtgtgcactCCCATTCCAAGACACTCGTGCTTTGAGACCTGCAGTACGCTGGGTTTCAAGTTGGGCTCTGGGGGTTGTCTTAAGAATTAGTCTAgtcaacttgaggccatcccTGGGAAAATCAGTTGAGGAGCAAAGTGCTTGGTTTAACTCGTGGTGGTAGTGGATACATTGATAAATGTGGTGATAAAGTTTGTGGCTTTTTTGAATGGAGTTGGGCATTGCAAGTCTGTTTGTCCTCTGTCTGGGACTTGGCAGCCGTGCAGAGAGGTGAGCTGTTTGTCTAGCTTGCTTGGATTTTCCAGTTGTGGTTAATAGAGTTTCTTACGCGTGGCTCAATGCGATACGGCCTTGGTGTGGATCAATGATTTGCTgaagaggagaagcagctggTTCCATGGTGAGGGCAAAGGCagtgagggcaggaggagctgtgtCCTTCTTCCCAAAAGGGATGGGAGAAATGGCTGTGTGTAAGAAGCAGTGGTGCTGGGTTCCTCAGGGTGCAGACGTGGCTGGGCAGCCTCCTGGTTTCTAGGGGCCCCTAAAAGTTCCCCTGAGTTCAAAGAGCTCTTTTTATCCCTCAGTGCTTAGGGCTTTGTCCTGCCCTGGTGGCTCACTGGGATTGTGTGCTGTATCAGATGAGCCTGCTGGTGTGCCAGGAGCATTTGTCCGTCCTGCTTGACGTCAGTGGAGCAGGTAGTGATGTCTGACGTGGTCCTGGCTTATGGCTTGGAGGCAGCATTGCACCAGCTGAGCCTGAAATCAGAAATCAGTCCCGAGGCTTCCCAACTCCCACGGGCTGATTGAGCTCGCTGCGTGATACTCCTTTGGTATGGCTCGGAAATGTAAAAAGTAAGGAGGGTGAACTTTCcctatgaaacagaaaatggcCTTAAACTCTTTAATTAGGACGCGGTGCTGGAGTTGCTCTGTACACGGGTGGAAGAAGCAGACTTACTGCCAATAAAAAGTGCATTGTGCAGATGATAGAATTAGTTTAGCTTCCCTTTCTCTTgcagatggttttttttttttttccttaggagaAATGAGTCTGCCTTGATGTTATGCATCTATAAAGGAAAATGTGTGAGTTGTattctgctcccagctctgtcGGGTGACTCACTCAGGGTTGAAGTGTGAGCACAGATCCCACCTTGTCATCCCGCCTCGCTCCCCGGTGCGATGGCTCTGTTGTTTGACAGCTCCCCTTGCCACTTGGTTTTGATGTTGAGTGCCACGTCTCCATGGCTCTTGGGCACCTCCTGGGACGGTGAcacctccacctccctgggcagctgtgccagtgcctcatagaagaaatttttcctgatacccaacctgaaATGACAgtggggagaaggagagaggaggagcaGGACAGTGGGATCACGAGTGGAAGATGAGGACCATGACGCTTCCTTCATTAACCTGAAGAATTTGAGCTTGCCTTGGTGAAGGTCCACCTGActccctctgctttttgccCTCTTATCACTTGAGTATCTGTTCTTACAGACGctgtttctgtgttcatttgtctctcagcttttcttcctaaGTCTCTAGAACCTTCTCTTTGAGCTGCAGAAGTGGATTTGTAGTGGATCACGTTCTCAAGGCTCCTTGTTCTCCAAAGGGAGCAAGACAGTTGTCCACCATTGCATTGCCTCTGAGACTTCTTGCATGCTACAGctaaaaacaaactgaaggaAACTCTACACTCCCTAAATTACCATTACTGCATCAGCACCTGACCTTTGTTAGGCACTCCTGATGAATGGAAGCTACGAGTTCACAGCAGTATTTCTCCTTCAGAAGGTCTGAAAGCTGCCTTCTGATGTCTTCCCTGTCCATCTGCTGCTGATGGCTCATGAGTCATAGTGCCAGCTATGTTTGGCTTCATCACTGTGCTCTGCAGGTGGTAAATGCTTCCCAGGTTTACAGCTTGCTCTTCTTGCTCTCTGGTTGCTGGGGAGCAGTCTTGGGGAACTGCTGGACCTGAAAGAGAGATACTCAAAGGCACACATAGTTTGGAGAGGAGAAAGCTCTTAAAGAAAACCTTGATGCTTGCCATCGCGCTATGTTAGATTGAGGAAGGTTTATCAGATGTTTCACAGAAGATTCAGAACTTGGCAGCGTGATACGGGATTGTGAGGGTTTGAAATACAAAGTACTGTGTATTGATGCTGGACTGGACAATGAAAACGCATCTGGTATTGACTTCAGCAATAGCTAGGCAAGGCTTGCTGCCTGCCAGCGTTCCCCCCAGTGGATCCCTCTCATCCCTATCAGAATGGCTCTCCTTTCCCCTGCAGTAacagggaagaagaagaggGGCACGATAGCCAGGAGACAGCCCCCAGGGCTGGAGTCTTGGTTGTGTTGTACCAGGGGTGATGTATTCCAACGTGGGGCAGTGGCACATGTCTGCTTGGCAATGTTTTGCTGgatgggcagagcagcagctcgTATCAGCTTGGTGTGGTTGACGAGTTTGCCCTGGGATCTGCTGTGTAGAAGATTCtgggttgaaaaaaaaacaacaggttGGGAGAATGTGGCCCAGAATGAACTGCAGTTTTCCACATCTGTTCATAGTTTGCCTGATCTGATCATCACCTGACTTCATCTGTCCCTCCTGTGCTACCCTTGTGTTTTACATCCTTAATGCCTTTTTCCTTGCTGTCAGCtctctccattttatttctccctCCTGCTGTGTTTGAATGGCAGCAACCTGGGTATCACTCACAGCTTTGCGGAGCACAGTGTGCAACTTCATGTCCAAATGGCATTTCTGTCCATTTTTCCAGGCCTTGTCTTTGGTCCAAACTCGGGATGAAACGTAACTTTGGGATCTTGTGACCTTCGCTTTCCACCTAGGCTCCTTTGCACCCTGCATTCACCCGACCTGTGGCTGCATGTTTGGTAGCAGAACCCACAGTGCTGAAGGAGTGTGCTGTGGTCTGTGTGTTGGTCTGTCCCTGGCGTGGATGGCAGTTTCCTAGGAAAATCAGCATTGTAATGATTACCTGCCCTGACTTTTAGTTGAAAGTGGCAGGTTAAATGCAGGCATTGAGTAAACTCTCCAGGTATGCCGATAGATAGATTCAGGCTTGAGGAGCACAACTGATTACATGATAACCAGGTTACCTTAGTAAAAAATGAGTAGATTAGTGTGGTGTCCCAATAGCTACCTCAGTGTAAGTAAGGAATAAGACACACGTTGTCCCCAGGTGGCTTTCTGTGTCTGCAGGTGAcatcagaagcagcaggaacGAAGCGGTGTGCTGGCAAATGAAGCACCTGTGCTCTTAGCTGCTACCAGACAGCTAGCaagggaaaaagatgaaaagcagctcCAAAGCAGCTAATGAGTTTGGGCTCTCACCTGATGGATGAATCCTCAAACTGAGTGTGTCTGTAAACCTACGGGTGCTCCCAAAGTATTCTTGTAATTGTCCTCAGCGTGGAGGCTGGCCCCTAGTGGCCCATGATGGAGTCAGCTCACAGTCTTGTCAACTTTTAATGTTCATTTCCTGTGTTTATTGAGCTTTCGAAGAGAGCGTGGGGATAGAGACAAACATTCTCAGATCTTGGTTGTGGCTATTTAAAGGGAACCATAGGTTCgactgagttggaagggaccttcaaaggccaTCGGTTCCAGCTCCCCTGCGCTGAGCAAGGACACCCACATCTCCatctgtgctcagagctgcatccagcctgaccttgggggtctgcagggatggggcaccaccacgtccctgggcagcctgtgccagagtGGTAAGTTTTTCATGAATGCTGCAGAAAGCGTGACCTTTGTCCACCAGTCCTGCAATGGCACGTGCATTTTTGCacttctggtcactcaggtgtATCTAAATGACTCAGTTCTGTGCAATTAGGAAAGaattcaggttttgttttctttatgagaAGTATAACTACAAAAGGCAAGGGAAGCTGGTATCCATCTATTGAGGATGTACCCATGCTGCCCTTTGCTCTGAGAGGAGCTTGTTGCAAGGTGAATTGATTCCACTGCAAGCTCTCTGTGGGTACACTGAGCTGggggcagctctgggcaccACGGCCAAGGTACTGCCCTCCTGAGCCATGCCAGACCCATGGGAAGCTTCTGCAAGGCACAGTCATGGGCTGTTGTCCTCCGATATTCCTCCACATAAGGCAGCATGGCTCTTCGTATAAATctgagggtttgtttttttctttttttgcctagaaaaaggggggggggggaaaaaaatcaatttccagAGGAATGTGCTGTTGCATTTCATAGCTGCGAGGCCGCGGCGCAGAGCAACGAGAGCGGTGGTGAGATGGCATTGGGGGGCTCTGAAAAGAACATCGTGCTCTGCTTTGAAGAGCTGAGACACTCGAGCAGGATGAAAGTGAGCCTCTCCCCGCTGGCACAAAGCTGCGCTCCTTGGAGcatctcctctctcttttctctaaTGCACCTGCTCGGCGGGTGGGGGTAGGGGTGGGTTTGTGTTGCTCCGTACACTGTGGCAGCTCAAGTGTTTGTCCAGCTCTCCTCAGCTGCAGAGCGGGCATCTTAGGCTCTCTGAAATGTTGTCAGCTCAATTAAAACCTGCAAAATCCTTCAGCCCAGGGTTGGTGACCGCGCTCCTGCGAACCTGTAGCGTGCTGTATTGgaaaatgctttatttgcaGGTGAAGAAACACCTCCTCCTGCAAAAGGGCACTGTGCAGGCTTAAAACCGGTGTATGCGTTTAAAAATGGATTCCCTTTCTGCTTTGGCTGCTGCTTGAGGTTTTGAAGATCGTTTCCTCTGCAGCTGGTGTGTCACGAGGACCTTATGGGAATCATTCCTGATGTCTTTTTATGACGTGCTTCAGCTTACGTCACGACTCTTAGCTGGGAAGAACTCAAAACCTTAAGGGTAAGCAGGGAGAAGAGTGAGGCCCTTGTCCCATACCAGAGCACCCACAGGTTGGTGGGGGTGGGAGGCTTTGGTTTTTAGATGGAAGACTGCACCTGGGGACACGTGATGGTGTTTAGCTGCGGATGGAGGACGGCAGGAGCTGCGTCTCAGGGAGAACTTGCAGTCCTACAGCACCTTGGTGTGTTGGTTTGATTTCTGCATCTCTGGGCCCTGTAAAATCCTGTTACTGGCAAAACAGTATTTGTGGAGAATTAGGGTTGTAGGGATAAAGGAACATTGGTAGGgtagaaa from Numida meleagris isolate 19003 breed g44 Domestic line chromosome 10, NumMel1.0, whole genome shotgun sequence encodes the following:
- the PSKH1 gene encoding serine/threonine-protein kinase H1, which codes for MGCGTSKVLPEPPKDVQLDLVKKVEPYTGHSDIYKHFIKDDCGAVIKAGSPSPPRHTNPFPGNPQPAHAAQPEPRKNKVAKYRAKFDPRVTAKYDIKALIGRGSFSRVVRVEHKATKQPYAIKMIETKYREGREVCESELSVLRRVRHTNIIQLIEVFETQDRVYMVMELATGGELFDRIIAKGSFTERDATRVLQMVLDGVRYLHTLGITHRDLKPENLLYYHPGTDSKIMITDFGLASARKKGDDCLMKTTCGTPEYIAPEILVRKPYTNSVDMWALGVISYILLSGTMPFEDDNRTRLYRQILKGKYSYSGEPWPSVSNLAKDFIDRLLTVDPGDRMTALQALKHPWVVSMAASSSMKNLHRSISQNLLKRASSRCQSTKSAQSTRSSRSTKSNKSRRVRERELRELNLRYQQQYTG